Proteins co-encoded in one Flavobacteriaceae bacterium MAR_2009_75 genomic window:
- a CDS encoding dienelactone hydrolase family protein, which produces MGIGQLNRQFYRLATFFLSVSVILNFCLSIALIQGGIIIKYLESYPIWLLTSGAIYFIGLFCLVFYYFHEKYNVAFLATILLGLASFWFLVVNYFMLTEQRLEGRFISAYTIVLLSFLLYGISLLVSKAREKFWLKVAGIFIFLIGIALTITFVWSLNLKDFDLRRSLDEVHGIILVLLWLTPLPFILNFNNELKEFEKQKIGSSPVLKFSFLLITILVLIPTINLLQDYVSNNLRNKTPSEWQKKLASSFESHIFIDSTGAKLPYRLLKPKNYNPDQAYPLAVCLHHGGGNGTENIIQIATSELAQTLSEPKNREKYPAFIFVPQAPPGSSFGGIPNYPKIDGLVLGAIAELEQKYKIDTKRRYVMGVSLGGFGSWHLASTRPDLFAAAIPICGGGNPEHAKNMANIPVWAFHGEEDSNVPVQFSRDMIEGMQQAGGRPKYSEFEGVGHDVWRKVDETPGKLEWLFSQKKD; this is translated from the coding sequence ATGGGCATAGGCCAACTAAACAGACAATTTTATCGACTGGCCACATTTTTTTTGTCTGTTTCGGTAATATTAAATTTTTGCCTGAGCATTGCACTTATACAAGGGGGTATTATTATAAAATATCTAGAGAGTTACCCCATTTGGTTGTTAACATCAGGTGCCATTTATTTTATCGGTCTATTTTGTTTAGTCTTCTATTACTTTCATGAAAAATATAACGTAGCCTTTCTAGCCACTATCTTATTAGGTCTAGCGAGCTTTTGGTTTTTAGTAGTCAACTATTTTATGCTTACGGAACAAAGGCTAGAAGGTCGATTCATATCAGCCTATACTATCGTTCTATTGTCTTTTCTACTTTATGGTATCAGTTTATTGGTTTCAAAGGCACGCGAAAAGTTTTGGCTGAAAGTTGCCGGTATATTTATCTTTCTGATCGGAATCGCGCTTACAATAACTTTTGTTTGGAGCCTTAATCTAAAAGACTTTGATTTAAGGCGTTCTTTAGACGAGGTACATGGTATAATTCTCGTTTTACTTTGGCTCACTCCCCTCCCCTTTATCCTGAATTTCAACAATGAATTAAAAGAATTCGAGAAACAGAAAATAGGCTCTTCACCTGTTCTTAAGTTTTCTTTTCTACTTATCACAATTTTGGTGCTTATACCCACCATAAATCTTTTGCAAGACTATGTCTCAAATAATTTACGAAATAAGACTCCTTCTGAATGGCAAAAAAAGCTTGCTTCTTCATTCGAGTCACATATATTTATAGATAGTACGGGCGCAAAACTTCCGTATCGCTTGCTTAAACCTAAAAATTATAATCCCGATCAAGCATATCCGCTAGCTGTCTGCTTACATCACGGCGGTGGCAACGGAACCGAGAATATCATTCAGATAGCCACATCTGAACTTGCCCAAACACTTTCCGAGCCCAAAAACCGAGAAAAGTATCCGGCCTTTATTTTTGTTCCACAAGCTCCTCCCGGGTCCAGTTTTGGGGGAATTCCTAACTATCCGAAAATAGATGGATTGGTTTTAGGGGCAATAGCCGAATTGGAACAGAAATATAAAATAGACACAAAGCGACGCTATGTGATGGGGGTTTCTTTAGGTGGGTTTGGATCATGGCATCTGGCGAGTACCCGCCCCGATTTATTTGCTGCCGCCATACCTATTTGTGGTGGCGGAAACCCCGAACATGCCAAAAATATGGCCAACATTCCCGTTTGGGCCTTTCATGGCGAAGAAGATTCGAATGTTCCCGTACAATTTTCCCGAGACATGATAGAAGGTATGCAACAGGCCGGAGGCAGACCCAAGTATTCCGAATTTGAAGGGGTAGGCCATGATGTTTGGCGAAAAGTTGATGAGACACCCGGTAAATTAGAATGGCTTTTCAGTCAGAAGAAAGACTGA